A stretch of the Sphingomonas sp. CL5.1 genome encodes the following:
- a CDS encoding DUF885 family protein produces the protein MQIDRRGFVAGAAALGVTATLPFRAVAATSGDAAAMALLDRQAEALLASYPENAAFLGIDTGKRAALKSMLSDHSMAAEAQRKADAARRLSELRAIDLTQLSPKVTTHVETATVAHEIALDGWRRMPVGDMAFLSANGYRSTPYVVSQGNGAFVDVPDLLENKHQIATSADAEAYLARMRAYAKELRDETERVKADAAKGVYLPGFLNDITARQLRDGAAKPAEWTIVTGLGAKLHAAALPDEWSARAARIAEQEIAPALAAQADAFVALRPKAPDVAGMWRVPDADNIYGWLVEAGTTTKRTPEEIHAAGLDQCKALAAQMDPLLRAQGLTQGTAGEQLAQLGKRPDLLFANTDAGRAELLAYLNGVVAKIRPLMPKAFGKLVRGNLNIKRVPPAIQDGAPNGYAGPGSMDGKIPGTYYINLRDTGIWPRFALPTLTFHEGIPGHIWQGEYTFDLPLIRTLLSFNAYSEGWGLYAEQIADEVGFYADDPLGRIGYLQSMNFRAARLVADTGLHHKRWTMEQAMEWFMATTGFTASQARSELNRYCTWPGQALGYKTGHNEINRLRDAAKARMGARFDVRDFNDTVVQTGGVPLGVLAKVVDRWAGA, from the coding sequence ATGCAGATCGACCGCCGTGGGTTCGTCGCCGGAGCCGCCGCGCTCGGCGTCACCGCCACCCTGCCCTTCCGCGCGGTTGCCGCCACGTCGGGCGACGCCGCCGCGATGGCGCTGCTCGACCGGCAGGCGGAAGCGCTGCTGGCGAGCTACCCCGAGAACGCGGCCTTCCTCGGCATCGACACCGGCAAGCGCGCCGCGCTCAAATCCATGCTGAGCGATCACAGCATGGCGGCCGAGGCCCAACGCAAGGCGGACGCGGCCAGGCGCCTGTCCGAGCTGCGCGCGATCGACCTCACGCAGCTCTCCCCGAAGGTCACCACCCATGTCGAGACCGCCACCGTCGCGCATGAGATCGCGCTCGACGGCTGGCGGCGGATGCCGGTGGGCGACATGGCGTTCCTTTCCGCCAACGGTTATCGTTCGACGCCCTATGTCGTCAGCCAGGGCAATGGCGCGTTCGTCGACGTGCCGGACCTCCTGGAGAACAAGCACCAGATCGCCACCAGCGCCGACGCGGAAGCCTATCTCGCCCGGATGCGCGCCTATGCGAAGGAGCTGCGCGACGAGACCGAGCGGGTGAAGGCGGACGCGGCCAAGGGCGTCTATCTCCCCGGCTTCCTCAACGATATCACCGCGCGCCAGCTTCGCGACGGGGCGGCGAAGCCGGCGGAATGGACGATCGTCACCGGCCTCGGCGCGAAGCTGCATGCCGCCGCCTTGCCCGACGAATGGAGCGCCCGCGCCGCCCGCATCGCGGAGCAGGAGATCGCCCCCGCGCTCGCCGCGCAGGCCGACGCCTTCGTCGCCCTCCGCCCGAAGGCGCCCGACGTCGCCGGCATGTGGCGGGTGCCGGACGCGGACAACATCTACGGCTGGCTGGTTGAGGCCGGCACCACCACAAAGCGCACGCCGGAGGAGATCCACGCCGCCGGCCTCGATCAATGCAAGGCGCTGGCAGCGCAGATGGACCCGCTGCTCCGCGCACAGGGGCTGACGCAAGGCACCGCCGGCGAGCAGCTCGCCCAGCTCGGCAAGCGCCCCGACCTGCTGTTCGCCAATACCGACGCTGGCCGCGCCGAGCTGCTCGCCTATCTCAACGGTGTCGTCGCGAAGATCAGGCCGCTGATGCCGAAGGCGTTCGGCAAGCTGGTGCGCGGCAACCTCAACATCAAGCGCGTGCCGCCCGCGATCCAGGACGGCGCGCCGAACGGCTATGCGGGGCCGGGATCGATGGATGGCAAGATCCCCGGCACCTATTACATCAACCTGCGCGACACCGGCATCTGGCCGCGCTTCGCCCTGCCGACGCTGACCTTCCACGAGGGGATTCCGGGGCATATCTGGCAGGGCGAATATACCTTCGATCTGCCGCTGATCCGCACCTTGCTGAGCTTCAACGCCTATTCCGAAGGCTGGGGCCTCTATGCCGAGCAGATCGCGGACGAGGTGGGCTTCTACGCCGACGATCCGCTGGGCCGGATCGGCTATCTTCAGTCCATGAACTTCCGCGCCGCGCGGCTGGTTGCGGACACCGGGCTGCACCACAAGCGCTGGACGATGGAACAGGCGATGGAATGGTTCATGGCCACCACCGGCTTCACCGCCAGCCAGGCGCGATCGGAACTGAACCGCTATTGCACCTGGCCGGGGCAGGCGCTCGGCTACAAGACCGGACACAATGAGATCAACCGCCTGCGCGACGCGGCGAAGGCGAGGATGGGCGCACGCTTCGACGTGCGCGACTTCAACGACACGGTGGTGCAGACCGGCGGCGTGCCGCTCGGCGTGCTGGCGAAGGTAGTCGATCGCTGGGCTGGGGCGTGA